A single Curtobacterium sp. MCJR17_020 DNA region contains:
- a CDS encoding oligosaccharide flippase family protein — MTVPQTRREARAAEAAALAAQPDDDELEASVQPAAPGALSTDTDSIAVARGSSVLFGRGLLYVVVWSMQLVVSSLISPVLAHLMPPAEFGVLASAIALYQALVVVAVCGIDQASVLQRAEDGDDRRARGLMFVGMVTAVTVTVFALVSIPLWGDAAGFVDQHPLLLVAVLWTGPAAIVQLSLALLVAQDRIRVFAVTSLLSSVGGSIIGLGLLAAVHADATTYAWGGVVAQGAAMVIGIIATKPRLRGLFDHRTTIRAFKLGVPIALGSLSYFVLNAGDRLVVQRLLGADEVARYQIAYVVGSAVILLLTFTNQAWAPHFAALRDAVARRRLAMHARDELYMLLAPVLVAVTLVSPVALPILAPASYRVESLTVVVFVVALTAFPVVASGATGRLLLVERRGVTVGVIGAIAGVVNIAANLVLVPLTGIVGAGIATVIAYAILAALQQASLPDRRAWRGPRRRVLLAIAIAIVVAAASLLPPQDLAWNIVRIVGVAACLPWFFRRLKLARGGSA, encoded by the coding sequence GTGACCGTCCCCCAGACCCGACGCGAAGCGCGTGCGGCCGAGGCGGCTGCGCTGGCTGCACAGCCCGACGACGACGAGCTCGAGGCGTCCGTGCAGCCGGCGGCCCCCGGCGCACTGTCCACCGACACGGACTCGATCGCCGTCGCACGCGGCTCGTCCGTCCTGTTCGGCCGCGGTCTGCTCTACGTGGTCGTCTGGTCGATGCAGCTCGTCGTGAGCTCGCTGATCTCCCCCGTGCTCGCGCACCTGATGCCACCGGCCGAGTTCGGCGTGCTGGCCTCGGCGATCGCGCTGTACCAGGCCCTGGTGGTCGTGGCCGTCTGCGGCATCGACCAGGCGTCGGTGCTGCAGCGCGCCGAGGACGGCGACGACCGGCGTGCCCGCGGCCTGATGTTCGTCGGCATGGTCACCGCGGTCACCGTCACCGTGTTCGCCCTGGTGTCGATCCCGCTCTGGGGCGACGCCGCGGGCTTCGTCGACCAGCACCCCCTGCTGCTGGTCGCCGTGCTCTGGACCGGGCCCGCCGCGATCGTGCAGCTGTCCCTCGCGCTGCTCGTCGCCCAGGACCGCATCCGCGTGTTCGCCGTGACGAGCCTGCTGTCGTCCGTCGGCGGGTCGATCATCGGCCTCGGGCTCCTCGCCGCCGTGCACGCCGACGCGACCACGTACGCGTGGGGCGGGGTCGTGGCGCAGGGTGCCGCGATGGTCATCGGCATCATCGCCACGAAGCCGCGCCTCCGCGGTCTGTTCGACCACCGCACCACGATCCGGGCCTTCAAGCTCGGCGTCCCGATCGCGCTCGGCAGCCTGTCGTACTTCGTCCTGAACGCCGGTGACCGGCTCGTCGTGCAGCGCCTGCTCGGTGCCGACGAGGTGGCCCGCTACCAGATCGCCTACGTCGTCGGCTCCGCGGTCATCCTGCTGCTGACCTTCACGAACCAGGCCTGGGCGCCGCACTTCGCCGCCCTCCGCGACGCCGTGGCCCGCCGCCGGCTCGCCATGCACGCCCGGGACGAGCTCTACATGCTCCTCGCCCCCGTGCTCGTCGCCGTCACCCTCGTGTCACCGGTGGCGCTGCCGATCCTGGCCCCGGCGTCGTACCGGGTCGAGTCCCTCACCGTCGTCGTCTTCGTGGTCGCCCTGACCGCGTTCCCGGTGGTCGCGAGCGGTGCGACCGGCCGGCTCCTGCTGGTCGAGCGCCGCGGCGTGACGGTCGGCGTCATCGGTGCCATCGCCGGCGTCGTCAACATCGCGGCGAACCTGGTCCTGGTGCCCCTGACCGGCATCGTCGGCGCGGGCATCGCCACGGTCATCGCCTACGCCATCCTCGCCGCACTGCAGCAGGCCTCCCTGCCGGACCGCCGTGCGTGGCGCGGCCCCCGACGCCGTGTGCTGCTCGCCATCGCGATCGCGATCGTCGTCGCCGCGGCCTCGCTCCTCCCGCCGCAGGACCTGGCGTGGAACATCGTGCGCATCGTCGGCGTCGCGGCCTGCCTGCCCTGGTTCTTCCGCCGCCTGAAACTCGCTCGCGGAGGATCCGCATGA
- a CDS encoding beta-1,6-N-acetylglucosaminyltransferase — MAITPTPLACIVLAHEDPTHVRRLVAALDPFPVFLHCDASTDDDVFEAMTAGLPERVHVLPRMRTGWAKWENVAAEVAGYRAALAQTDATHVALLTGSDYPLADADEISALLTANPGRSFVEAKPLPHPAWGRDGGRSRVRFRHWAWRKHMLRLPVPRRVPRDVVFGGGSQLKVLARHHAQGVVDVFDGRPDLVAFWERVWIGDETFVPSVLLTPAFTPDFADAHAVQPLWWIGWDGTKQKSPPWLGIEDAGRVLERRTAADQSTPYVFARKFSTSRSTDLLDVVDATFGLRTSADDQPVVVAQ; from the coding sequence ATGGCCATCACTCCCACGCCACTCGCGTGCATCGTCCTCGCCCACGAGGACCCGACGCACGTCCGTCGGCTCGTGGCGGCGCTCGACCCGTTCCCGGTGTTCCTGCACTGCGACGCGAGCACCGACGACGACGTCTTCGAGGCGATGACCGCCGGTCTGCCCGAACGCGTGCACGTGCTGCCGCGGATGCGCACCGGGTGGGCGAAGTGGGAGAACGTCGCGGCCGAGGTCGCCGGCTACCGTGCTGCCCTGGCGCAGACCGACGCCACGCACGTGGCGCTGCTGACCGGCAGCGACTACCCGCTGGCCGACGCCGACGAGATCTCGGCGCTCCTGACCGCGAACCCCGGGCGGTCGTTCGTCGAGGCGAAGCCGCTCCCGCACCCCGCGTGGGGTCGCGACGGCGGTCGGTCGCGCGTGCGGTTCCGGCACTGGGCGTGGCGGAAGCACATGCTGCGCCTGCCGGTCCCCCGCCGGGTGCCGCGCGACGTCGTGTTCGGCGGCGGCTCACAGCTCAAGGTCCTGGCCCGCCACCACGCGCAGGGGGTCGTCGACGTGTTCGACGGGCGCCCCGACCTGGTGGCGTTCTGGGAGCGGGTGTGGATCGGCGACGAGACCTTCGTGCCGTCGGTCCTGCTAACCCCGGCGTTCACCCCGGACTTCGCGGACGCCCACGCGGTGCAGCCGCTGTGGTGGATCGGGTGGGACGGCACGAAGCAGAAGAGCCCGCCGTGGCTCGGGATCGAGGACGCCGGCCGGGTGCTGGAGCGTCGCACGGCTGCTGACCAGTCGACCCCGTACGTGTTCGCCCGGAAGTTCTCGACGTCCCGGAGCACCGACCTGCTCGACGTGGTCGACGCGACCTTCGGGCTCCGCACGTCCGCCGACGACCAGCCGGTGGTGGTGGCACAGTGA
- a CDS encoding glycosyltransferase family 4 protein, which translates to MTRSTPRPLRVVVATNGLAITGGVERCVVEDVGELVAAGHGVEVWHRAGPDGDPDEGRAVFDRLGVRLRHARDYRFGIRTAPADVFRFVREGLRLRRSRPDVLWLNRPEFLPWGRVVSFVSGVPLAVHLHHAPNYRRLGPFAGGRTRYLAVSAAMARAWTAVGAPPDRVDVVPNGVDTAAFPAATPGSTRRARAALGLDQDRPVVLYYGRLTRSKGVLALLEAWGRFHASARVLVGPGTPPAPAPVLVLAGALYPQDAPAVHRAIATLPEGSVVVVPERDDVVPLLHAADVVVAPSVEPEGFGRVVVEAMSTGRPVVAAASGGTAEILSGEWTRFTVDPTETAALADKVLEALHAAETEPGLADRCRAWVRDRYGRERHVAALLRALEAHAEH; encoded by the coding sequence ATGACCCGTTCCACCCCCCGTCCGCTGCGTGTCGTCGTCGCCACCAACGGACTCGCCATCACCGGCGGTGTCGAACGCTGCGTCGTCGAGGACGTCGGCGAGCTCGTCGCGGCCGGCCACGGCGTCGAGGTGTGGCACCGCGCCGGTCCGGACGGCGACCCGGACGAGGGCCGTGCGGTGTTCGACCGGCTCGGTGTCCGACTGCGCCACGCCCGTGACTACCGCTTCGGCATCCGGACCGCCCCGGCGGACGTGTTCCGCTTCGTCCGTGAGGGCCTGCGCCTCCGCCGGTCGCGCCCGGACGTCCTGTGGCTGAACCGTCCGGAGTTCCTGCCGTGGGGCCGCGTCGTGTCCTTCGTGTCCGGCGTCCCCCTGGCCGTGCACCTGCACCACGCCCCGAACTACCGTCGGCTCGGCCCGTTCGCCGGCGGCCGGACCCGGTACCTCGCGGTCTCGGCGGCGATGGCCCGTGCCTGGACCGCCGTCGGTGCCCCGCCGGACCGCGTCGACGTGGTCCCGAACGGCGTCGACACCGCGGCGTTCCCCGCCGCCACGCCGGGCAGCACGCGCCGAGCACGCGCTGCGCTCGGCCTCGACCAGGACCGCCCCGTGGTGCTCTACTACGGACGGCTCACGCGGTCGAAGGGCGTCCTGGCCCTCCTGGAGGCGTGGGGTCGCTTCCACGCGTCGGCCCGCGTCCTCGTGGGGCCCGGAACACCGCCCGCCCCGGCTCCGGTGCTCGTCCTGGCGGGTGCGCTGTACCCACAGGACGCCCCCGCCGTGCACCGCGCGATCGCCACGCTGCCCGAGGGGTCCGTGGTCGTGGTGCCCGAGCGCGACGACGTCGTCCCCCTGCTGCACGCCGCCGACGTCGTGGTGGCACCCTCCGTCGAGCCCGAGGGGTTCGGCCGCGTGGTCGTCGAGGCGATGTCCACCGGACGCCCCGTCGTCGCGGCCGCGTCGGGCGGCACCGCCGAGATCCTCAGCGGGGAGTGGACGCGGTTCACCGTCGACCCCACCGAGACCGCCGCGCTGGCCGACAAGGTCCTCGAGGCGCTGCACGCGGCCGAGACGGAACCCGGTCTGGCGGACCGGTGCCGCGCCTGGGTGCGGGACCGGTACGGCCGGGAGCGGCACGTCGCGGCGCTGCTCCGGGCGCTCGAGGCGCACGCGGAGCACTGA